In Alkalihalobacillus sp. AL-G, the genomic stretch GGATGTAATGAAGGCAGTATCCACACGAACAACGATTCCAATTTTGACGGGAATTAAAATCGAGGCTCATGAAGATGGAGTAACATTGACAGGAAGCGATTCTGACATATCGATTGAGCGCTATGTTCCAGCTGTAGAGGAAGACTACCAATACGTTGAAATAGAGAAGCCCGGAAGTATCGTATTGCAAGCACGTTTTTTCTCAGAAATCGTAAAAAAGCTGCCTGATTCAAAGGTAGAAATTGAAGTATATGATCGATTTGCAACTCGGATTCGATCTGGGTCTTCGGAGTTTAATTTGAATGGACTTGATCCACAAGAATATCCTAGATTACCAGAGGTACAAGAGAACAATCGTTTTAGTATGCAGGCAGATCTGTTAAAAACATTGATTCGTCAAACGGTCTTTGCGGTGTCCACCTCAGAAACACGCCCTATCTTGACAGGTGTAAACTTGGATATTGAAAATGGCGAACTAAACTGTGTTGCAACAGATAGTCATCGACTGGCGTCACGTAGTGCAGCAGTAGAAACGACTTCTGAGGAATTATCATTCTCGAATGTTGTCATACCAGGAAAAAGTTTAAGTGAACTTTCTAAAATTCTTGATGATTCCAGCGATCTGGTTGATATCGTAGTTACTGAGAGTCAGGTACTTTTCAAAGCGAAAAACATACTCTTTTTCTCACGTTTACTTGACGGTAATTATCCAGACACGTCTAAATTGATTCCAAATGAATACAAAACAGAAATGGTCATTGCAACCAAGGAATTTTTACAGGCGATTGATCGAGCCTCCTTGTTAGCGAGGGAAGGTCGAAATAATGTCGTCAAATTTGCTACAATGGAGAACAATCAAATTGAAATTTCCTCGAATTCACCTGAGATTGGAAAAGTATTCGAACATGTTGCAACAGAATCACTGACTGGGGAAGAATTAAAGATTTCATTTAGTGCAAAATATATGATGGATGCATTAAAAGCGATGGATTGTA encodes the following:
- the dnaN gene encoding DNA polymerase III subunit beta; the protein is MKFVMNRDQLVTSVQDVMKAVSTRTTIPILTGIKIEAHEDGVTLTGSDSDISIERYVPAVEEDYQYVEIEKPGSIVLQARFFSEIVKKLPDSKVEIEVYDRFATRIRSGSSEFNLNGLDPQEYPRLPEVQENNRFSMQADLLKTLIRQTVFAVSTSETRPILTGVNLDIENGELNCVATDSHRLASRSAAVETTSEELSFSNVVIPGKSLSELSKILDDSSDLVDIVVTESQVLFKAKNILFFSRLLDGNYPDTSKLIPNEYKTEMVIATKEFLQAIDRASLLAREGRNNVVKFATMENNQIEISSNSPEIGKVFEHVATESLTGEELKISFSAKYMMDALKAMDCTEVRIKFTGAMRPFVLTPIEGQTIKQLILPVRTY